ACATTCCTTTTAAGATGGTGAATGCGATTGAAAGCGAATATCCAAAGGAAATTGAAAGCACTGCGAATGGAATGAAATTTCATTGCTAATTCTTGGGGCCAAAAAAAACATTTGAAAATCTCTAATCGAGTAGTCCTTGATTTTCATCATATCATTCTGTCAAATCAACTTGGGCATAACTCTCACTTCTCATTGAAGGGCATATCGACGAGCACATATTCTGATTCTCgaacgaaacgaaaatttgccaaaaaataaaataaacaatccGAAAATGAATAACTTTGACCACTCTCGACTCACCGACAGCGATGTTAGTCCGTGCAAAATTCGAAAACTGAGCAAGTCGTTGTCCAAGAAGCAGGCAGTCACAGATCTATTCTCCAGTTTCGTGAAAACACATCATTTTCGTCCCAACATCGATGCTCAGAGGGTTCATAAAATAATTGTCGTGAAGGTGAGTGCAAGTGATCTTTAGAGTTTGGAGTTAACTAACGACCAATTCCCATAGTTAGTGGAACGCTTAGAAAGTAAGGATGCTCGTGATCGCAAATTTATGCAGGGTATATTGCGCCGCATCTATTTAAAGTGCATCGACTTGCGTCCATTTATTCGCAGTCAGTACAACGATGTATTCTTTCGATTCATTTTCGAAGAAAATGACTTTCTTTGCATCGCAGGAATTCTGGACACTTACTATGAGTACGTTTATTCCAAAGCTTGATAATTTTTGTCgtattttttccatattttttcttttttgaacAGTATAATCATGGGCTTTACTCAACCAGTTGAGACCGAACATGAGCAACTGCTCTTTAAGATACTTTTGCCTTTGCACAAGCCACCATCGCTACCAAAGTATTTCAATCAACTGATAAAATGCGTTATCGCACTCCTTATCCAAAATCCATCTTTCattgaaaaatatgtaaaaggtCTTCTACGTATCTGGCCGAAGACGTCCATTACTAAGGTGACTTTGTTTCTAACCGAGATTGGCAGAATTCTGCTTATAAAAGATGAGCAAGAGGTCAAGAAAGTCCTGCCGATGGTGTTTAACCATATGTCCAAATGCCTGTGCAATGAAAGCACTAAGGTAAGAGTCGACCGAATTGAACCTACAAATTGTATTACTAGTAATATTACCTCTCAGGTATCTGAGTACACTCTTCTTTTGTGGCAAAACTATAGGATCTTGGAGGTTATAGATCGAAACCACGAGCTCATCATACCCATCGTATATCCACACCTATTACGCATATTGATCCGTCATTTGGGAACATCAATGCAATCGCTTGTCTCCATTGTTTTAGGTTATTTACTAAAAATGAACAACGCGCTGTTTAGAAGCCTGACTTCTATGTGTATGTGCGGCAAAGAACCGATGAACGCCAAGAGTTCTATACTACTTGAGCATATTATATAAGAACTACATAATGATTGCAACAGAAACTTAACACTTCATACTTTACAATACAACAGAATTCCATACTATATTAACAAGATAACATTAATTAAGCCGCATGTCTCAGAAACTTACACAACTTTGAGCACAATCTACATATATCTGCAAGCGGGCTAATCATTTCAATGCTGATCAAATTAAGACATTAACACGTTCCTGCATATGCCAGGAACCCTATACATGATCAATCGCCaaaaatcaatcaattaaTCGAGGATTTTATACAAACCTTTGCATACAACTTAAAAATGGTGGCTATAATAATCGCGAAACAATACGACAAAACGGAAAAAATGCAACCGAATTTCGTGCGATTTGAAAACGATATTTTGATAGTGACGGTGAAATGGATATGGCTATTGATATTGATCCACCTGCGATCAACAACGTCGACGACCGGCGAATATATATGAACTCGCCTATGATTTATGATCGCaccgaaaaaaacaaaaaaaataacaaaacgagCAACGCTGGACAACAGGTCACATTAAAGGAAGCGCGAAAGAGACGGTGCCAAGCGGTGCGACAGAGAGGGCCACACAAACAAGTCAAATGTCAGAGGTTCAGCATAGTCAAATAATTGAGCAATTAATTAAACCggcgaaaagaaaaaaaaattatagaaaaatCGTAAGAAGCGGAGGAACCAATATTCGGTGTATAAAAGGCCACAAATCATCAAGGGGGAGCATCATTAAGCCAACAACTGAAAACCACTCAACATGCGTCTATTTGTGGTAAGTTAACTGACGGATTAACCGGAGGAGCAACCGCAGGATTAACCCCGGAggattacatttttttttttatttttttttttgtgattcTAGACACTTTGCTCCCTGCTGGTTCTTAGCCAAGCCAAGCCCCAGGGCTATAACTACGGCAGCGGAGTGTCTGGTTCTTTGACCACGTCCGGTTCCAGTGGAGGATCCAGCGGCGGTTTCCTGACGGCTCCCAGCCACTCCTCGGTGGCTTCCTATGGACCACTGGGCGCTTTCCAGACCGCCAGCGTTGGCTCCCTGGTGGGCAGCTCCTCTGCCCCCCATTCGGTGAGCCACTATGGTGGTGGTAATGGAGCCACCTACACCACTGGTGGCGGCAATGGTCACGGAGCCACCTACTCGACTGGTGGACATGGAGCCACCTACTCGACTGGAGGAAATGGAGCCACCTACTCGACTGGCGGAAATGGAGCCACCTACAGCACTGGCGGCTCTTCCAACTACGGCGGTAGCTCCTTCACTGGATTTGGACCCACGCCCAATATTGGATTCGGTGCTCTGGCCGGCTATCAGGCACCCAcctaccagcagcagcaggagcaggaggtcCAGCGTGGCTTCCAGGAGCCCATCATCCACAAGCAGTTCTTCACCGTTGCCGCACCCGAAGAGCATGAGAATCTGGAGCGCTCCAAGCATCTGGTGATTGGACGCCCGCAGAAGAACTACCGTGTGGTATTCATTAAGGCCCCATCCTCAAGCAATGCCAACGTCAAGCTGTCCGCCGAATATGCACCCAAGGAGGAGAAGACCGTCATCTATGTGCTCAGCAAGAAGGACAATCAGCTGGAGGTCAACGATATTGCCACGCCCGCACCCACGGTGCCCAGCAAGCCGGAGGTCTTCTTCATCAAGTACAAGACCGACGCCGAGGCGTCTCATGCCCAGCAGCAGATTCAGGGTGAGTTGTCCACATGTTGACACAGTAAATTAGGGTGTTTGCAAAACTGGTACTGATTACATATCGTCCCTATCATCTATCAGCCGAATACGACAGGATCGAGGGAACCTCAGAGCACCAGGATGGTGGTGTGGCCCCCGCTCAGTCGGTTGTTGGCATTTTGGATGGTGGTGCTGTTGGTGCCGCAAGCTCTGGCAGCTCTCACTACGTTTCCGGAGGCACTGGCTCCACTGGCGGCACCTCTCACTACGTTTCCGGTGGCACTGGATCCACTGGTGGCAGCTACACTACGACCTTGTTGTCCGGCGGCACCTCTGGCGGAATCGCCGGAGGAGTCATCTCCGGTGGCACCATTATCAAGAATGCCCAGAGTGCCACCTATCTGCCACCCAATGGCAAATAGATGTTGTTCAGCAGGATACTGATAAATAGCCACCATTTTTACTGTACAGTCATGCAATAGtcaaaggttttttttttgaaaacataaaTACACAGAAATAGAAGAATATAAATAATCGTCTCGATTTTCTAAGTGCAACGAAGAATGAGTAAAGTTGAAGGCCCAAAAGTTATTAACAATCGGAACAAAACTTCCTAATGTATTGGTCAACTTGGGCAAAACTTTAACTAAGAAGCCTAAAAGTATGtcatttttttgtattaaagtttagagaaaagaaaaaatccaTAGAAACGCAATATGCCAAGGAAACAATCAGCATCTTTCAGTGCATATAACCCCCTAAAAGTGTAGGTAATCATAACTAGAACTCACACACTGCATTGATGGCCCGTTTCAGGAGCAGATCCGACTGGCTCTTGTCGAGGACATCCGTCTCGCGGCAACTGCGATACAGACTGCTCACCGTGGACTCCACGGAACCCTCTTGCGAATTTGGCAGCATTGCAATAAATCGATTCAGTTCATTGAGTTCTGTGAAGAGATACAGTAtataaatgaatgaaatgcATAAAAAAGATGGATAATGGTGATAAAGCTCAGCTCACCCTGATACTCATTGTAGGTCTCGTAGTTCCACTCGCCGCGTTTGATCACAAAGTACTCGTGGTTGGCATAATCGCTGGCAAAGTTGCCGCACGCCCACTCGTACGTCTCGTGGCAAGGACTCTTCGAGGTGTTGGCCCACAGGAGCAGCTGCCGGCTGCTCTCCACGCACTCCTTCTCCAGGCAGAGCGGCGCCCGCAGGTAGAAGGGCACCTCCGGCCAGAAGGCCAGCAGCAGGATGATGATCAGCAGGAGCAGGGCGCAGAGGCAGGCGGTGGTTACGTACAGGATGCGTCGCTTGCGCGACAGGCTCATCAGCGCGTCGAAGGATCGTCGGCCTGGAAGCAGCAAGGCTATCATCGGGCGAGGGCCAGGGATAGGGAAAATGTGATATTAATGAAATGAGGATGGAACTGGTTACatggtatatacatatacaattatgaaaattaaaGAAATCTAAGAATCAATTTTAAGTCGTCATACTTAAGAATGAACAATTTGAAAAGAACTACAAAAGCAGTTTAGATCcctatttgcatttaatttctttaattaaatGAGATTTACTTTGTATATTTACGATCTTCTACTATTTCAATAACAATTAACTTAGAAACATGAAGCTACATAaactttttaaacaaaaagttaGCCCTAATTTGAGAATAAATGGATATATGAATGAATCATGCTTTCGTTGATGGATTCACACCTCTCAGTCCATTGGCCGACGGATGCGTGGAGTTGGGTGTGATTGCCGCTGGTGTCCTGCCACCTGCTCCTCCGGCAGCGACCTCGTTGAGGGCATCCTGGCGCGCCGCCTCCAGATCCTTGGGCGTCAGATGTGAGCCGTCGTCCATGTGCAACTTCTGCTGATTGGTGGTCAGTGGAGCCGTTTCGCTGCCCTCGatctgctgcagctgctgcttgCCACCGATCTCGTCCTGGCTGTTGTGCAGCTTGAAACTGCGGTCATCCACCTCGTCGATGGCGCAGATCGTCGGTTTGTACTTGCCCTGATTGATGGCCATTGCGTGTGGCTGTGCAACTCGATGTTTCCCCAGCTGATTAGCCGATTTAAGTCGTGCTCTCGTCGTTGTCTACCGCTCAATTCAGATGATTCGGCATTTTCAATCACTTCCTAAGTAGCTCTGCAAGTAAGACAAGGAAATCGTTGAGAATTTTCACAGAGTGAGTATACAAATACACGGAATTCCAGGCGGCATAACCCGTCTCTTGCTAATCAAAAAGATTACCTTGAGACATGATATACGGACATGGCTATACACCCAACTACCCACCAACCGCTGGCAATAAAGAAACCTTTTTGTTATGTGGAGCATCGGAGATAAGCGAAAATTGCCCACAGATAGCAGCCACTTGATGCCTGAGATCCACAGCTGCGGCCAACGAAATGGCACCTGGATGTTTGCTAAAAGGTAATCCGATAATCTACGGCATTGCtttaaacttatttaaaaacttATCATTAAGTTAAATTTAACATACTTCAATCATTTTTTAGGTGATGGTTTGGATACTTGAATGTATGATGGTAAATCAAAAACACAATCCTTGCGATTTCGAAATACAAATATGCATTGAATCAGTTTAAAACGGAATATTCTATAACTATAtatcatttttatatatgaaAGTGTTCAAGTATCCAAGATAACCGGCTATATATTCGCTCCTACgcgcacatatgtacatgtatgtTGCCTGCATTCTTGTTCAACATTTGACttcttttaaattttaaattgacaACAATTGCTGACAATTTGCACTGGCGAAAGACTTCGACTggcaaaaatatatacatatatccgaATATGTGGGAGGGAGACCTCCAAAAGAAAAGGGAAAgagactgttttttttttttgcgacaTGCATAAATTTCTATTGAGCGCCgtgcaaataattaaaaatgcagcGACGTCTCGGTTGtcttaaaaaattaaactgGGTTAATTGCTAATTGCACGAAAAATCTGTCTGGCAATTTATGCGAGTTCTaatagtatttattttagaaattaTATATTACTTGTTATTTTGGAGCATTGATTGGCTATATCAATCGTTATAGTATAGGATCTTAAAAAGTGATCTATTTGTATTGCGGGCCGCTTTAGTTTCGCTCCGCCGACCGCCAGAGGGCGTCACTTGGCTGTGCTTCTGTTTCTCTGTGGTTATGCTAGACTTGAAATAGTTTTCCACCTTTTGTTTTCCCCGTGAAATCGTATAGcatttttgtcatttaatcCGCAACGAAAGCAGCCAATCCACCCACACAATTGAAATGGGGAGGCGGCAGGTTAATTATGAAACTACATACAATGCACGCGAGAGTTTATGAAGCGCAATTCGAGCATCAGCACATGATGTTCAACAAGCAGGTttttctgcttcttcttctcttgtaaataatacattttccaACATTGGAAATTTTACAATGCCAGGCGGACATTACCAGCCCGTGAATCACAATTACACGTAATTAGAAGAGCCCTCAGCGCATTGGCATTTGAAAAAGAGTTCGATATTCAATCTAGATTTAGTTTTCCAAGCCCCTGCAAATCTTTAAATTCCCAAAATAGCGATAAGTTGTGGTCAGTTGCGAGGATTTGGCTGGGTGAAAAATAATATAAGCGGAACGGGTgaaaaaacaatgaaaacgGCTATTACTTATCTTATCGAGTTGAGATTATTGCCTAATACATTGCTCATTTCTAGACGCCGCTACTAAGACATTCTCCgcccatttttttttcagccTGATAAGTTTTTAtatagttttatatatttagttCACGGTTAGCATAAATCAATTTCGTAACATTCAGCAGAGATTAGTTCTGTAGATTGCCTAAGggattaattaaaaaaataaaggtcTGTTTAAAATTCGGAGAGCCATAAACAATTATCTCCGCACTCTATATCTCCGACTTTATCTGTACCATATAGCCCTATATAGCCGTAGCCACTCGACAAAAAACTGAAGGTTGCGATGGAATATGGCGGTGCTATGGGCAACTATCTCAGGTTGTTGAGTAATGCTGGGAGAACTTAGCTCCATATCAAGCGATAAGATCTCCACAAGAAGTCGTATAGAGATAAACGCGGATGACACACTAAAATAACTGAGATACTTGAAGGCATTATTTAAAGGATttctaaaatttaaaaaaaaaaactagaaaTATTGAAAACTAATTATGAaagtgtgttttttttttttatcagaTCCTAGagcatatgtttttttttttatataatataatattacgAGTCTTTATACATTCCACTGTGACTTTCTAGCTGCATCTTCAAATACTCGTAGAATACTCTGTTTTCGCTTTCAACCCTTTCAGTGTGATTCATATTTCTGCAGGCTTTAATgcctttaattatttattttagaaaaattAGTTGTCACTTCTCGGGTTTTATGGGGCACTTTGTCAGCTCAAAGAACGCCTGCCGCAGTggcgaaatttcataaaaaaaaatcattaattaTTGGGGACACACGCTTCGGCCAAAAAAAGAGCTCAATTTCATCGTTCCTATCAAGTTGCAATTGCTTTGATTTCgcggtttttttttctgaaGCCTGATTTATGCATATTTGGCTTGATTCGATTATGGATTGAGAAGCCATGGCCAAGGAGAAACTGAAGTTTGGATTGAGTTTATCTCAGCCACTAGAAAATATTGAGAAAATGCGGCGTCATTTAGTTTGGGGTGGATTCTCGATTATTGTTCTTATTCCTCCAGCGCAGCGCAATTGAAAGTTGAGACGCAGTTCGATTGGGGATGGGATGGAGATAATACAAGTGAAGAGGTGTGGGAAATTCCCTTGGAAGTCGGAGATAACTTTGATAAAATCCCAAAGCTGAAGGGAGCTCAATGAAAGTGCGAGTCAGCActtctttttttatatatgtatatgtatatacaataaCAGTAATAATGAATCAGATTTCGCTTCAAAATTATATTGCTATTTCATTACAATTATGAGGCAATAATTCCTAGCCAAAGTGAAATATGAAGACATTATTCATTCACAGCATATTTAGGTGTTTATTGTAATATTTCCGGGCGAGCGGAAACCCCGaagaaaaatgaaagaaaatcGGTGCTTCCTTTGTGTgaccaaataaaaaaagaaagaaaacccGGCATCGACTCTCCCCTTCCATTTATTTGCTTTCCAGTTCGAGTTACCATATTTGAACATGCCGCGCATAAATCACCAGCGACcatatcatatatatacagatacagataggtTGGGAAGACCATAAATTCCCTGATCACTTGTGACAGGCGTTATAAAACGTAATGCTGCGACTTAAACAATCACACTCATGCTAAA
The Drosophila mauritiana strain mau12 chromosome X, ASM438214v1, whole genome shotgun sequence DNA segment above includes these coding regions:
- the LOC117147719 gene encoding zinc finger protein chinmo, which codes for MRLFVTLCSLLVLSQAKPQGYNYGSGVSGSLTTSGSSGGSSGGFLTAPSHSSVASYGPLGAFQTASVGSLVGSSSAPHSVSHYGGGNGATYTTGGGNGHGATYSTGGHGATYSTGGNGATYSTGGNGATYSTGGSSNYGGSSFTGFGPTPNIGFGALAGYQAPTYQQQQEQEVQRGFQEPIIHKQFFTVAAPEEHENLERSKHLVIGRPQKNYRVVFIKAPSSSNANVKLSAEYAPKEEKTVIYVLSKKDNQLEVNDIATPAPTVPSKPEVFFIKYKTDAEASHAQQQIQAEYDRIEGTSEHQDGGVAPAQSVVGILDGGAVGAASSGSSHYVSGGTGSTGGTSHYVSGGTGSTGGSYTTTLLSGGTSGGIAGGVISGGTIIKNAQSATYLPPNGK
- the LOC117147725 gene encoding serine/threonine-protein phosphatase 2A 56 kDa regulatory subunit alpha isoform; translation: MNNFDHSRLTDSDVSPCKIRKLSKSLSKKQAVTDLFSSFVKTHHFRPNIDAQRVHKIIVVKLVERLESKDARDRKFMQGILRRIYLKCIDLRPFIRSQYNDVFFRFIFEENDFLCIAGILDTYYDIIMGFTQPVETEHEQLLFKILLPLHKPPSLPKYFNQLIKCVIALLIQNPSFIEKYVKGLLRIWPKTSITKVTLFLTEIGRILLIKDEQEVKKVLPMVFNHMSKCLCNESTKVSEYTLLLWQNYRILEVIDRNHELIIPIVYPHLLRILIRHLGTSMQSLVSIVLGYLLKMNNALFRSLTSMCMCGKEPMNAKSSILLEHII